The Aequorivita sublithincola DSM 14238 genome window below encodes:
- a CDS encoding GNAT family N-acetyltransferase — protein sequence MLTLLRTASNNEDFKTLVKQLDADLAIRDADDHPFYDQFNKIDTIKYVVVAFDENDLPVGCGAIKQFEPKVMEVKRMFDPIQERGKGIAGQILRELETWATELSNTKCILETGIKQPEAISLYKKSGYRFTENYGQYAGVEKSVCFGKLLNKNN from the coding sequence ATGCTCACACTATTAAGAACCGCTTCCAACAACGAAGATTTCAAAACCCTCGTAAAACAATTGGACGCAGATCTTGCCATTCGCGATGCTGACGATCATCCGTTTTACGACCAATTCAATAAAATTGACACTATAAAATATGTCGTGGTTGCTTTTGACGAAAACGATTTGCCCGTTGGCTGCGGCGCCATCAAACAATTTGAACCAAAAGTGATGGAAGTGAAACGAATGTTTGATCCCATACAAGAACGCGGAAAAGGAATTGCAGGTCAAATTTTGAGAGAATTGGAAACTTGGGCAACGGAACTTAGCAACACAAAATGTATTCTGGAAACAGGCATTAAACAACCAGAGGCCATTTCGCTTTATAAAAAAAGTGGTTATAGATTCACGGAAAACTATGGGCAATATGCTGGCGTAGAAAAGAGTGTTTGTTTTGGAAAATTACTCAATAAGAATAATTAG